A single region of the Candidatus Poribacteria bacterium genome encodes:
- a CDS encoding Eco57I restriction-modification methylase domain-containing protein — MNSEVTIRQNIQNALKNFNNQPLREAATTLLNTLGYYSKRVGNDEIDTERFDRLFESAIDTAKLSDKLRIEEWQSFFQIMQVADEEINQQIDPKQGSLFESTQIDDALRTSYMFVTVQLTKNTYTRTQLADITRFINKVYEKSIMVMFRYGAVLSLAIINRRPNLRKTTKQVLEKVTLIKDINLDSPKRAHIDIVSELHLRRLIENEGVSNFDTLHKAWEGVLNTEPLNRKFYTELYKWYQWAVTECEFPDENDDMQVIRMITRLLFIWFLKEKDLVSENIFEIESADASLNNFSMETSDYYQAVLQNLFFATLNTPIKERMFSTRDSRNHRDGSKYRYEDLLQYPNEFLEYLKQVPFVNGGLFDCLDTFEATGDGGLRIDCFTDNENDRQKLHVPAELFFDEEDGLFPLFSHYKFTVEENTPVEQEVALDPELLGQVFENLLGAYNPETRSTARKATGSYYTPRQIVDYMVDEALIAYFLEKVEPYDNDKKDLEDRLRDDLLAYNQQGEIEKPNDHLIHENEIQPMIAAINDLKIIDPAVGTGAFPMGILNKLVLILRKLDPQNEHWKQQQLAHAEKIEDPESKESAQKAIEQVFSEANRYNDYGRKLYLIQNCIYGVDIQPIATTIAKLRFFISLVIEQESNDDWSTNYGIRPLPNLETKFVAANTLIGLKELNESEFQLFLENEDIQQLRQEIAELRSKHFGANTRQTKLSYMKREKECREQLAEALAAKHAKWCKQQQNKIEQMVADMPSERAQQQLRERLQREYTINEAKLAAGLAEANRIAHWDAYDQNAVAEFFEPEWMFGVEAGFDIAIGNPPYIERKKISSTDKQALQTYFDDFFTRTADISVYFYKRAAELLRDNGILTYICTNKFMRSDYGGKLRRFLTSEMAPKAILDFGSISVFEAAVDTCVILARKSLVFADETFQTAVLRANLENFNFKEAFEKQRFSMNISQLTLEEWILEQPEILDLLKKLQNTGTPLGKHHLHLGINTGCIDAYIIDSATRERLIAADTKSRNIIKPVLKGRNLRKWKAEWANLYLILIESSTDKTWPWSDADNEIRAEKFFAQIYPAIYQRMKLYEKKLRARTSPGKFFWELRSCAYYKAFTGPKIIYADISSSMRAYYDKDGFFGDSTIYSLPTTDLSLLAILNSKLFDWYARYKFSTLNDTWAGGSFRCNKANMKHVPIADRTSEQKAELSRLVEQILADPDGDEVPVLEKEIDALVYRLYGLSANEIALIERTYRDAGMDV, encoded by the coding sequence ATGAATTCAGAAGTCACAATCAGACAAAACATTCAGAATGCCCTAAAGAACTTTAATAATCAACCGCTAAGAGAAGCCGCCACAACTCTCCTGAACACCCTCGGCTACTACAGCAAGCGAGTTGGAAATGACGAAATCGACACCGAGAGGTTTGACCGTCTCTTTGAATCCGCCATTGACACTGCTAAACTATCTGATAAACTCCGTATTGAAGAGTGGCAATCTTTTTTCCAAATCATGCAAGTAGCAGATGAGGAGATTAACCAACAGATAGACCCAAAGCAGGGCTCATTGTTTGAGAGTACCCAAATAGATGACGCGCTCAGAACTTCTTATATGTTCGTCACGGTTCAACTAACTAAAAATACCTACACGCGCACGCAGCTTGCTGACATCACCCGCTTTATCAACAAAGTGTATGAAAAATCGATCATGGTGATGTTCCGATACGGTGCTGTTCTCTCCCTCGCCATAATTAACCGTAGACCTAACCTCCGTAAGACTACAAAACAGGTTTTGGAAAAGGTAACACTTATCAAGGACATTAATCTTGATTCTCCGAAACGCGCGCATATAGACATTGTATCGGAGCTCCATCTCCGTCGACTCATTGAAAATGAAGGGGTGAGTAACTTCGATACACTCCATAAGGCATGGGAAGGTGTCCTCAATACGGAACCCCTCAATCGTAAATTCTATACCGAGTTATACAAATGGTATCAATGGGCAGTTACGGAATGTGAATTTCCCGATGAAAATGATGATATGCAAGTTATCCGTATGATAACGCGCCTTCTTTTTATCTGGTTTCTCAAGGAAAAGGATTTGGTGTCTGAGAATATTTTTGAGATAGAAAGTGCGGATGCATCACTAAACAACTTTTCGATGGAGACCTCTGATTACTATCAAGCTGTGCTGCAAAACTTGTTCTTTGCCACGCTTAACACGCCGATAAAAGAGCGTATGTTTAGCACGCGCGATTCGCGAAACCATCGTGACGGAAGTAAATACAGATACGAAGACCTACTTCAATATCCAAATGAATTTTTGGAATACCTTAAACAAGTTCCGTTTGTCAACGGGGGCTTATTCGACTGTCTTGATACTTTCGAGGCAACCGGCGATGGCGGTTTACGCATTGATTGTTTCACAGACAACGAAAACGATAGACAAAAACTACACGTACCAGCAGAACTCTTTTTCGATGAAGAAGATGGTCTTTTCCCTCTCTTTTCCCACTACAAGTTTACCGTTGAAGAAAATACGCCTGTTGAGCAGGAGGTTGCATTAGACCCTGAACTCCTCGGACAAGTTTTTGAAAATCTTCTCGGTGCTTATAATCCTGAAACGCGATCCACTGCACGTAAAGCCACCGGTTCCTATTATACACCACGTCAAATTGTTGATTACATGGTAGACGAAGCACTCATTGCATATTTTCTGGAGAAAGTTGAACCCTATGACAACGATAAAAAAGACTTAGAAGACCGTCTTCGTGATGACCTTCTCGCCTATAATCAGCAAGGCGAGATAGAAAAACCTAATGACCATCTTATCCATGAAAATGAAATTCAACCGATGATTGCAGCGATAAACGACCTCAAAATCATTGATCCAGCTGTTGGAACTGGCGCGTTTCCGATGGGAATTCTTAATAAACTGGTGCTAATTCTCCGTAAACTGGATCCACAGAACGAACACTGGAAGCAGCAACAACTTGCACACGCTGAAAAAATTGAGGACCCAGAAAGCAAGGAGAGTGCTCAAAAGGCAATTGAGCAGGTCTTTTCCGAAGCGAACCGTTATAACGATTATGGTAGAAAACTCTATCTCATCCAGAATTGCATTTACGGCGTAGACATCCAACCGATTGCCACTACTATTGCTAAACTCCGATTCTTCATTTCACTGGTTATTGAACAGGAATCAAATGATGATTGGAGTACAAACTACGGTATTCGTCCACTTCCCAACTTAGAGACCAAGTTTGTGGCAGCTAATACGCTTATCGGTTTGAAAGAACTAAACGAGTCTGAATTTCAACTGTTCCTTGAAAACGAAGATATCCAGCAGCTTCGGCAAGAGATCGCAGAACTTCGGAGCAAGCATTTCGGTGCAAACACCCGCCAAACCAAGTTAAGTTACATGAAGCGAGAGAAAGAATGTCGGGAGCAATTGGCAGAAGCGTTGGCAGCCAAACACGCAAAATGGTGTAAGCAGCAACAAAATAAAATAGAACAAATGGTAGCTGATATGCCATCAGAACGAGCACAACAACAGCTGCGGGAAAGGTTGCAAAGAGAATATACTATCAATGAAGCAAAACTTGCAGCAGGACTTGCGGAGGCAAATCGGATTGCTCACTGGGACGCGTATGACCAAAACGCAGTCGCTGAATTCTTTGAACCTGAGTGGATGTTCGGGGTGGAAGCCGGATTTGACATTGCCATTGGGAACCCCCCCTATATCGAGCGTAAAAAGATTAGTTCAACTGACAAGCAGGCATTGCAAACTTATTTCGACGACTTTTTTACTAGAACAGCCGACATTAGCGTCTATTTTTACAAACGCGCCGCCGAACTCCTTCGAGATAATGGTATCTTAACGTATATTTGTACGAATAAGTTTATGCGGAGTGACTACGGTGGAAAACTTCGGAGGTTCTTAACTTCTGAAATGGCACCGAAAGCTATTTTGGATTTTGGAAGTATTTCTGTTTTTGAGGCAGCGGTAGATACCTGCGTTATTCTCGCTAGAAAGAGTTTGGTCTTTGCAGACGAGACTTTCCAAACGGCAGTTCTCAGAGCAAATTTAGAAAATTTTAACTTTAAAGAAGCGTTTGAGAAACAGAGATTCTCTATGAATATTTCGCAATTAACGCTTGAAGAGTGGATATTAGAACAACCAGAAATTCTTGATTTGCTTAAAAAATTACAGAACACAGGAACACCGCTCGGTAAACACCATCTTCATCTTGGTATCAATACTGGATGTATTGATGCGTATATTATAGATTCTGCCACACGTGAACGACTAATTGCTGCAGACACCAAAAGTAGAAATATTATAAAGCCAGTGTTGAAGGGCCGAAACCTTCGCAAGTGGAAAGCAGAATGGGCAAATCTTTATTTGATCCTGATAGAAAGTAGTACCGACAAAACGTGGCCTTGGTCAGATGCAGATAATGAAATTAGAGCTGAAAAATTTTTTGCTCAAATTTACCCAGCCATTTATCAACGTATGAAACTTTATGAGAAAAAGTTGAGAGCTCGCACGAGTCCAGGAAAATTCTTTTGGGAGCTTCGTTCATGTGCCTATTATAAGGCATTTACGGGTCCGAAGATCATCTATGCAGATATAAGTTCTTCTATGCGTGCTTATTACGACAAAGATGGTTTTTTTGGTGATAGTACAATTTATAGTTTACCTACTACAGACCTCTCATTACTTGCAATTTTGAATAGCAAACTATTTGATTGGTATGCCCGATATAAGTTCTCTACCCTGAACGACACTTGGGCAGGAGGCAGTTTTCGTTGCAATAAAGCGAATATGAAACATGTTCCGATAGCAGATAGAACATCAGAACAAAAAGCAGAACTTTCTCGATTAGTTGAACAGATTTTGGCTGATCCTGACGGTGATGAAGTGCCTGTACTTGA